The region GCGATGTCTTGCCGGAACCACTGATCCCGGTGACTCCCACAAGTTTTCCCAGTGGAAGATCGAGAGTGAGATTCTGCAGGTTGTGGGTGCGGGCACCACGAATTCGAATCGTGCCGACGTTCTCAGTTTCCTCCATGGTCTCTCGCAAGTCCGGTCATCATGAGGTCGATCAAACAGGTGTCAAATCAGTCGTTGGTTTCAAAGACCGGCAACAACAGGTTATCCACCGGGGCATGATCATCAGTCAGGATCAAGCCGCGCGCAAGCCCCAGGAGCGACTCCATCTGGCCCGTCGTCTTGACGGTCTCATCAACTTTTGACGAAGTCGCAAAGGGGAGGCCCGTCCAGTGATCGGACGCCTCGAGTTGTGCCCAGTCGATAGGAGTTTTTGAAGCAGCAATCACGAAAGTATCTCGATTATCATTCGGGCTTCCCGCTTCACTGCTGAACACTGCCACATGGGGAAAGACCTGATGCAAGGTCGCGACAAACGCTGCCAGAAAGCGGCCTGAAGCCAGATTTTCCGAACGCTTTGCCAGACCTTCCAGCCCCTGTTTCCAGGCAGCATTCTCGGGATCGAGCGACAGCAGACGTTGTTTTAGGTCTCGTGTCAGAGCTCCCCGGACTGCTAGAGAATATCCCGTCCCGACACGTCGAATCTCGACAAACTCAAAAGGTGCCGGTGCCGGCGTCCATTCGTCATCCAGCAGCAATGAGGGGATGAGGATCGCGGGGAGTTCGAATGGGAGCCTGGGTGGCTGACGGCTTTTCTTTGCCAGTTCAGTGACGGCATTTTTCCATGCCGGTGAGGCGCTGCTTAACGATTTCAATCGGTTCTCGACAGCAGCAGGCATCTCTCCTCGAAAGCGTAAAGAGAAGATGCGCGTGCCGTGTCGATGGAGCGAAAACCCTGGAAAGCCTGGTGTATCGATCCATCCACTATTGTTCCATTCATTCCAGCCGGCAAAGGGAGGCTCACCATCGAAGGTCACCTGCTGCTCTTCGTCTTGAATACGTGGCCAGGCAGTTCGCGGATAGACATCGATCACGTTGACAAGGTAAGCCCCTTCCGGCGAAAGCAACTGGTGAATCTTCTCGGCGAACTCCTTCGTCGTGAGATGCCAGGGAACACTGAAATCATTGAAGGCATCACCATAGGCAAAGTCGTAGGCGATCTTTCCTTGCTGGTTCGATTCCCGCAGGAGGTCATCCACGACATTCCGGGCATCACCAATGCGGGAATGAACGCGTGTGGCCGGTGGTTTGGCCAGGCCCATTTCACTTTCCACAGCCGCCAGTACGGCTGGGTCGAGTTCAGCCACATCAATGCGTTCGCTCCCTGGGAACTGACTTTCAATCCAGCGGGGAAAGATATATCCCCCTCCCCCAATAAACAGCGAGCTGGCCTTTCTCGATTTCTTGCGAAGTTCGTCAATCGCATCGATCCAGGGCATGGATGGGCTGGTGGCCAGTGCCAGCCTGCGGGACTTTTCATCCAAAGGCTTCCAGACACTCAGCATTTCGAGTGTGCGGTCGTAACGCAGAATCTCATTGATTTCCTGAGGGATCCTGAAGTTTTCCGGCAACTCAGTCACAGCGACTGAAGAAAACCCTCCCCAGTCGGCTCTGGTTGAAAGATCTGACAGCTCATTCACAGCCGCAATATAAGCACCATCCGGGGCCAGCTTCAGTAGCGCTGACCAATCGACAATCGCTCGTGGCTTGAGCGAAATGGACTGCCGATCCGGGTTCCAGGAAAGACCTGCAGGAAGCTGAGCCACCACCTGCTCTCGGCCCGGGAAATTCGCGACCTGAATTTCGATATCGGTTTCGGAAGAACCAGCGAGCATTTCCGTAATGGCTGCATAGACCTTCTCATAATCATAGTCGAGACGGTTCGGATCAGCCGGGTCATAGTAACTATGGATCAGCTTGTCGAGCTTTAACAGCTTGATAGGCCGACCATCCTCGCTGTAATCTTCTGAGACGTTGATATATGAGTAGGAGCTTTCGTCGTGATATTCGCCTTGCCGGTCATCTCGTAAGGCAAGTGAAAGTCCCAGATCGTGCACCTGGCGGCCAATCGTTTCGCCATAGGTTCGCCAGCGTGAAGTGCGGGCATCTGTTGTCTGTGGATCTTCCCAGACCCCCACCATACGTGCCGAGAAACCAGCTGCTGAAGCGACGCTGGTTTCTGTGAATGTCGCCAATCCCCATGTCAGAGCCAGCAGCTGGCACCAGCCCAGAGCCACACCTGTGCGAAAGACTTTATTTTTCGAGGCGATGATCAAAGCCATGGCTGCCAACGTCATCGCAACTAGCCCGACAATAGCCCGTGTCCCAAACTGATCAATGAGATAAAAGCCGGTGAGGAATGTCCCGACAATCGAGCCCAGAGCACCCCAGGCATAGACATTGCCCATGGTGATCCCTGTGCGCGACGATGAAGCGACCGCCAGGCTGGCCACAATGGGAGAAATTGTCCCCATGGCACAGGCGGGCAGAAAGAAAATCAGCGAGACGGTCATCAGCACCCACAGGGGCCACGAAATTGATGCGGGTCGGGTAAAGGAGGGAATCAGTTGATCCAGCCATAAGACCGACCAGCAGGTGATACTCGAAATAAGAAACGTCCAGGCGAGAGAGCGACGAGGACGGGGAAGATCGGCCAGATAGCCACCGATGTAGTTACCCACTGTAATGCCCGCCAGCACAACGCCAATGACCGACGTCCAGGTATAGAGCGAGTTGCCGACATGCTTGCCAATCAACCGGGAGGCAGTCAGTTCAAGCGTCATAATGCAGACACTGGTGACAAACACAATCGCATTGAAACCGATGAGTGCCGAGACTTCATGACTGGCCAGCTTCTGTAATGGCTGCATGAAATCTGTGCTTGCGTTTTTCACTCGCGACTTTTGCGGTCGCTTAGGAGCCTCTTCAACAGGTGCCAAAGCCCGGACTGGAACAACCGGCTCGCTCCAGCGGGCTGGTGGATCTGAGAGGCGATAAGTCTCGGCTGTAGAAAGTTCGGAGGATTGGCCAAATGGAGTGGGAAGATTATCTCCCGGACCATTGTCGGCATCGGAGCTTTCGGAAGGGCCAGTCAATTCACGATCTCCTCTGGACAAAATCTGGCTGGCAGCTCGGGAAGAAACGGACTGCTATGACTCTGCAAAATCACAAGCTCAATCGTAACACAACGGAATCGTAACGAAGCAGAAAATGAGGTTCGTGAAAACGTCCGCTGAAAATCGGCTCTACATGACAGCCCGCCTTCATCAAGTCTTCATCGACAGTTTTCACTCTATAGCAGCCGAGAATCGGTGAACAGATTCAGAGGCGGTCTTTCGCTGTCTTCATGCAGGAAAGTCCTGAGGGAAATCAGTCGTGCAGAATTCATTTCTGGATATCACGAGATGTCTGGAGGAATTTCTTGTTCGGATTCCAGTATTCAACTGCGTTCCTTGGTATGGGGTGGCTGGGGTTGAGCGTCCTCGCGAACCCCCAGATAGTGCCGAAAATCGCTGGGGGGTCGAAGACTCAACCCCAGCCACCCGCCGCGCAGTTGTTTCTTGGAATCTGTATTGTTCGACCAGGCTTTCCACTTCGTTTGTTCCAATGCTCGGTTCGAAACCCCAGAGTGTGTCGGCTTCGATGTCCAATCTATTCCCACGACTTCTGATTCTGCTGGCGGGAATCGCTGCTTATCTCGTCGGGCTGGCGGCAGATTTCACGTTTGATGGTGTCGAATTTGTCGCGAATAATCAGGTTCTCGACAGGCTCTGGCCGCCGGAATACTTATCAAAGTACACCCGGCCATTCAGTTTTTTAACATTCGCGATCAATAAGGTTTGCTTCGGGCCGGCACCATTCAGCTTCGCACTCACGAACATCCTCATTCATATCGCCTCGGCGCAGATTTTGTATTCCTTTGTCAAGATTGTGCTCGAAAAAGCCCCTCGGATTCCTGAGTCCCTTTCGAGAGCGGCAGTACCCATCGCGCTGGTCTCCAGCCTGTTGTGGGTCGTTCATCCGCTGAACTCCCAGGGAGTGGCTTATCTCATTCAAAGGCAGGAATCCCTGGCCAGTCTGTTTTATCTTGGAACGATGGCCGCGTTTGCCTCTGCCGTACTCCATCAGCAGCGTTCCTGGTATCTCGTCGCCTGCATCAGTTGCGCGCTGGGAATGTTTTCCAAAGAGATTCTGGTGACAGCCCCCTTATGTGTTCTGTGGCTCGATCTGGCTGTGCTGTCAAAATCCTGGCGCGAAGTGACTCGCCGCTGGTATTGGCATCTGGCCCTCTGGCTGACGCTGGGTCTGCTCGCTCTGGTGATGTTATCGCATCAGGGGGAGTATGCTCAGGCAGGCATTGGAGATGTTCCGGATGTTTCGCGCTGGCAATACTTTCGATCACAACCCTGGGTCGTAGCGACATACGTGAAACTCTGGTTCTGGCCCACAGGGCAATGTGCCGACGCCCTGCTGATTCCCATCAACAATCCGGCGATCTACTGGCCTGGTCTCGTCATTGCAAGCCTCTGTCTGATCATCCTGTGGCGAATGAGCTTCCATCGCCCGGCACTTGGTTTTCTATTGGGAGCCTGGCTGCTCGTACTACTTCCTACCAGCTCCATCGTCCCGATCCAGGATCTTTACTTCGAACACCGGATGTACCTACCCAGCATGTTCCTGGCTGTTGCCACGACTCTCATGCTGAAACGATTGACAGATCGTTGGCAATTCAAATCTCAGGCACTTCGCTGGGGTCTCGTAGGGAGCATGATCTGCTTGCTGATTTTGATCAACAATTATCGCTGCACCGTCTATTTAAGCGACGAGGCTTTCTGGCGAGATGTGATTGCGAAGTCACCGAATAACAGCCGGGCCTATACCAATCTGGCACTTCAGATCGTGAAGCGGGCATCCAGAGAGAGTGCATCTCTCGATAAACAGAAGGTGCTGGAAGAAGCGATTGTGATGGCGCGACGATCATTTGAAATTCATCCCCTCAATGCTGTCAGCTATCAAAATCTGGCCTTTGTGTTAGGGGAAGCGAATCGTAAGGAGGAAGGAGAAAAATATGTGCAGATGGCCCGCATTCTGAAGACCAGAATGACTCAACAGGAACTGCTTGATTTTGGAAATTCCAATCGAGCGACCGAACCCGAGTTAGCACTCTTCTGCTACGAAAGAGCTAGGGAACTCCCTCCGGAGTCGAGCGAGGTTTACAACAACCTCGGGATTCTCACCCAGCAGGTCGAAAAGAATTTTGTGAAAGCGGAGGTCTGCTTTCAGAAGTCACTCTCCATTAACCCCAATAATCCGAATACCTACAATAGCTATGGCAATCTGCTCGTGCGGACGAAGCGCTATCAGGAAGCGGTCGCGGCTTTCGAAAAAGCACTCCGGCTGGACCCGCAACTGAAGTCAGCAGTTCAAGGCCGCGAAGTGGCGATACGCCTGCTGACACAGTCACAGAATAAGTAGTTTTGCTTGAGCCAAAGCCCGTCATAATTGCGATCCATCATGACGGGCTTGGTCTGCAACTACTGCAAGCCGCTGATTGTGACGGTCGATTTCCCCAACGCAGCTGTAGAGCTTCCAGCGGCTGCATTCTCTGCGGGTTTCGTCAGCAGCTTGGGAATCTCACAATGCTCGAAAAAGTGGTAATTGGGCTTTTCGTGCTTCTTGAGGGCCTGCTCAATCGTTTCGTCTTTGCTGAGAGACAAAAAGCCCGGAATGTTATTTCCTGAGCCTTCCCAGACATCCTTCCCATTCCAGACAAACTTCAATCGACTGATGTACGACTGCACGTTGTACTCTTTGGCATTCCAGGGAGCCTCTCCAAACGATCGATACGACATCTTCTCCGATTTGCCGGATTCCGTACTCGCCTTGAGAATAATGCTGCCTGAAGTTCCCACCACAAAGCCTCGCTGAGTGAGCTTGGCAGTGAGCTTGTCTTTGATCGCCGCTTGCTGAGCCGCATCCTGAATGCCCGAGACATCGATCGCTACCTGTGTTCCTTCCTTGAGAATGAACAGGTTCGGATCCTGCAGCGCTCTGGCCAGAAAATTCTTCGCTGCTGGATGTGGTAAGGCAATGGGAATCAGGCTGCTGGATTGAGAGGGCCCACCCACCACAAAGAGACCAGTCCGGTCATAAAAAGTCGTCATTTCTGCACCGGTATAATCCCACAGGCGCAACTGGTTTTTCACATCGACCAGCAGGTGACCACCCAGCAACAGAAAGTCATCATCCAGCCAAAGGGGAGCAGCACCACCAGAGATCGGCCCGGTAGCAATCTCCCGAATCTCTTCACCAGTCTGAAGATCCCACACAATGATCTTGTCGAATCCAAAACAGGCCATGCGCGAATGTTCTGCCGAGATCGCCATGCGTGGCCACGGAAGATGTCTCCCCGTTGTGGGAACAGTGGCCACCACCTCGCCCGACTCTAGATCCATCACCGCACATTGCTTATCGGCGGCAATCGCCATGTACTTACCATCACGGGTCACGTCGGGCCTGCTCGAACCTTGTGCCTGCAATCGCCAGAGAGCTTTCATCTGATCCCCCTCGGTTTTCCAGCAGGTGATCTTTCCGCCTTCGTTCGCTGTCAAAACCCGGCCATCAGGCAGAATCTCGCCCCAGACGAGTTCCTCATCCCGGCCCGATTGGCCTTTGGCTGGTTCCCACGACCATTCACGCGCCAGATCTTTGCCTTTGACGATCCAGCCTTCCATCAGGCCTTTATTGCCTTTCCCGTGATGCTCCACCTGACGCACAAGAATCAATCCATCACTGCCATAAGCGACGCCGGTGTACAAATTCGGAACCTGGCCTTGAGCGGTGATTTTTCCTGTTTCCAGATTCAGCACCACCACCCGAGTGATGGGAGATTGGCCGGGCGGAGCAATGTGGTACAGCACAACAGCCTCGGGCTTGCTGGAATGCACCAGCATGCTATTGGCCTTCTCGAAGAAGTTGGCTTTTTTCGGGAGAGCGATTCCACGCGAGGGGAGCTTACGATCCACAACGGCATCGTTCCGGGGAAGAGCCAGCTTGTCGGATTGGGGCGTGAGCAGAAGTTCGGTCACGCCGTCCACACTGGAAGTCAATTGCGCATCGCGACCCGTGTAGGTTCCATTTCCTGCAGCGGGCGCCGGCTCTGTTCCACCGGGAGCCGTACGATCCGGCATGCTGGGTCCAGCAGGACTTCCACCGGTTGAGCTTTTGCCAGCTTTCGGGGCAAAGGGGCTGGTTTCTTTGACCTGGAAGGGATTTTCACTCGCCTTTTTGGCCAGATCCTGTGCGTGCTTCCGATCCCCGGGACTCAGCTTCGACAGATCGATCTCGATCTCTTCTCCCGAGGTCTGCAGCAGAGTGACTTTCGTGCCTTCGAGCGAAACGAACTTGGCTTCAATCTTGAACTTGCCTGTCGCATCGGTCCAGGTGCGGGATTCCTGTGCTGGCAACAAACTGCTCGACAAGACCAGCAAGAGCCCGGCTGTCCAACTCAGCCAGGCCGCAAAATTCGTCATTCGTTTGTGGCATGCAGCAACAGTTTGTTGCCTGTTACACCGCAAGAATTCACACAGATGCAGCCTGCTGATCATGAGGCACCTCACAAGAGAAATCGTGAGAAAAGAATTTTAAGAAATGAATCGACGAGCAGAAAATATCACATTCACTTGCTCTGATGTGTACAGTATCTTCGCAAATGTGTCACAAAATTCAATCTCGAGTGTCGATTGCCCGACGAAAAACTTCTGGGCTCAATTCCCGGCGGCTGTGCTGATCCTATCGTGAGGGTTTGTCGTCGATCTGGCTGGATTCTCTGCGGCTGAACTCGCAGAGTATGGCCACCTGCCGTGGCTCAGTTGACTGCTTCGCCAATAAAATCGAGGGTTCAGATGGTTTCCTCTACTTCCGAAACGTTTCTGGTGGTCTGGCAAATCGCTTCTGGTCTGCTGAACCTCGCATTACTGGCTATCTGGATTTATGGCTTTATGGTTTCATTGCGAGTCATGAAGTGGTACTCCGCTGCCGGTGGTTTCCTCGCCTTCGGAACGGGATTGTCCGGACTGACGATCTTCGTTTCGGCGCTTGTCCAGATCGCCTTTTTACTGGCTTCAGATTACAGCATGTTTTCCGGCAGTGACATGAACTACTTCATTCTCATGACTCAAGGGTTAGGTTTGCTTGTGGGAGGTGTGGGCGTCGTTTCTCTCATGACCGGGCTGACGATGCTCGCCAATCGCTGCCGGGATCTTCAACGAGCCGATTAGCAACCCCTTACCGGCCCCGCATGCTGTCGGGCAAACGCACCCAGCTCTTGCAGCCTTCAAGTGCGGGCCAGGTGGGCAAACGGATGGGTGGTTGCACGCTGGTGATCGTCACTCGCAGATACGTTAATCCCGGCGACCGATACTCAAAGCGATTACGCAGAGTTGCTTCACTCCAGAGATGCTCACCTTGAAGTGCTGTCACTTCTTCCCAGGTTGTTAAGCGCCGGCACTCTTGCACCTGAGCTTTGGCCGGTAAGAGAATCTCCCCGGGAAATGGGCCCCAGATCCTGGCTGCGTTCAGAAATGGCCAGCTCTCTTCGGTCAGTTGACCTGCCTCCTGATGAAACTGCGTCGGCAGCAGCCAGAATTCCCGGTGTTCAGGTTGAAACCCGGCTGGCCCTTCGTGAATCCCTCCTTTGCGGAGAATGATCGACTGCCGGCCAGCCACTAAAGCGGCACAGATCGCTGCCCATTCCTTAAAAGCGAAGGGTTCGATTTCATCCGCAGGGTTCAAAATCACATATCACCAGTGCATCGTGTCGGAGAATCGAGCGGATCATCGATTGCTGGATGATCGCCAGTAAAACCTGCTCGTTTTGAATCACAACCGGCCGCCACTTGAATCACAACGTGTCAACACAATGAACCGTGATCATCTAACGGCGATCATCACTGATCTGCTGCAGATAGCGACCATAGGGATGATTCTTCCCGAATTCTGCAGCGAGCTTCAGCAGTTGAGCCGTATCAATCCAGCCCATGCGCCAGACGATCTCTTCCAGGCAGGCAATCTTCAAACCTTGCCGGGCTTCGATGACACTGACAAATGTGGAAGCTTCAATCAGCGATTCATGTGTCCCGGTATCGAGCCACGCCACACCACGCCCCAGTTTCTCGACGCGCAGTAATCCATCGTGCAGATAGCTGCGATTGAGGTCAGTGATTTCTAATTCATTGCGAGGGGAAGGCTTGAGCGAACGTGCTCTTTGCGAGGCAGTGGCATCGTAGAAATAGACCCCAGTGACAGCCCAGTTGGAAGGTGGCACGGGTGGCTTTTCGATCAGCTCAATCGCCTTGCCATCAGCGTCCATCGTCACCACGCCATAGCGCTCGGGATCACTCACATGGTAGGCGAACACTGTCGCACCGGTCGTCAGGGCACTGGCTGTCTGCAACGAATGACTTAGCTTATCGCCATAAAAAATGTTATCCCCCAGCACGAGGCAGGAAGGACGCCCGGCAATGAATTCCTCACCGATCACCAAAGCCTCTGCAATGCCACGCGGAGCCGATTGCGTGGCATAACCAATCTTCAGTCCCCACTGCGAACCATCGCCCAGCAAGCGTTCGAACAAAGCGCGATCATGAGGCGTGGTAATTATCAGAACTTCCCGAATCCCCGAAAGGAGCAGAACGCTTAACGAGTAATAAACCATCGGCTTGTCGTAGACAGGGAGCAGTTGTTTGCTGATGGCTTTTGTCGCAGGAGCCAGCCGGGTACCGGCCCCACCAGCCAACAGAAGGCCTGCGCGAGGCTGTGAAGTTGTACTGCTCACAAACTGTGTCTCTGGCATGTTGGGGATCGCTTGACTCAGGAAAGCCCGATCAACAGGGCTGCGAAAAGGAAAAAACGCTAATCTGGAACTGTCAAAATCGAACGATAATGCTTTTTGAGATCGTCAACTTCACAGAATCCACATGATGGTCAGTTGGTAGACGACCGCAGGAGTCTTATAGTCATTTGCTGTGAATTTGGGAATTCCTGTCCGTCGCCGGCACGCGGTTGTTCCGGGAATGGATCCATCGTCAGAGGGATATTCGAGTGTTTGCTGGCCCCCTGGTATCTCGCGAAGCATTGACGGCACCACGCCAACTCAAACATTTTCTGATTCGCTCGGGCTATGTGGGTGGTCTGTTTGTGCTGCTCTACACCGCAGTCCAGGCCACATTTGGCCTGCAGCAGGTGAGTCGTCTGGGAGAACTGGCACGCTTTGGTGCATTAATGTTCCAGATGATCTCGCTGGTGCAGATGACTCTGATCATCTTTTTTGCCGTCCTCTTTGCCGCAGGCCGGGTTGCGCAGGAGAAAGACCGCCGGACACTGCTGCTGCTCCTCATGACCGATCTGAAAAGCATCGAACTGGTGGGTGGTAAACTGGGTGCCAGCCTGCTGCTGGTGGGTGTCCTCCTCCTGACTTCTCTGCCAGTGCTGGCCAGCATGTTACTCCTGGGAGGAGTCTCTCCCTGGCAAATCTTTGGATCGCTGCTGCTGACTGCTGCGGTGGGTCTGGCTGCGGGAGCGTGGGGAAATCTGGTCGCCTTCTGGCGGGAAAAAACGTTTCAGACACTCGCCATCAGTGTCCTGGGAATTGTGCTGTTCTTCGGTGCTGTCGAATTGCTCGGAGTTCTGCTTTCCATCGTTGGCCAGAGTGGTCTCGCCCGGACGGTGATCCTGTTAAATCCGTATCGCGGGCTGTCGGCACTCTTTCAGCCTTTGACGATGCAGGCCAACGGACAGAATGCGATTGCGGCTGTCCTCACTTCAGCCGCATTGATGACCACGCTGGGTGCCCTTTTACTCGCCACAACGACCGCTCGATTACGCATCTGGAATCCTTCTCGAACGATGGGTGAAGCCGCCAGATCTGAGGATGATCGACTGGCAGCACCCGCTCGAAAACATCGGGAAATCTGGGAGAATCCTGTCGTCTGGAGAGAAATCTGCACGCGGGCTTATGGCCGAAAAATCGTGCTCATCAAACTCGCCTACATCCTCCTGGCAGGATTGATGATCGCCTCGGCGGTCTTCTCGATCGATCCCTCTCGCAAGCTGCTGGGAATGCTCCCCCCGGTTGGGTTTGCCTTTGTCGGAATGAGCCTCGTTTCCATGTTGTTGATCAACGCCCAGGCCGTTACCGCCTTCACCAGTGAACGGGATGGCGGCACGCTCGAATTGCTGCTCGTCACCAACGTAACGGCCAAGGAGTTCATCTACGGCAAGCTCTTGGGTGTGCTCTATAACACGATGGAACTCTTGATCATTCCCGTCGGTTTCCTCATCTGGCTGATGTTGCAGCAACAGATCACCTTCGAGAATTTCGTCTATCTGGTGATCGGACTGTTTGTGCTCTGTACCTTTGCA is a window of Planctopirus limnophila DSM 3776 DNA encoding:
- a CDS encoding fused MFS/spermidine synthase; this translates as MTGPSESSDADNGPGDNLPTPFGQSSELSTAETYRLSDPPARWSEPVVPVRALAPVEEAPKRPQKSRVKNASTDFMQPLQKLASHEVSALIGFNAIVFVTSVCIMTLELTASRLIGKHVGNSLYTWTSVIGVVLAGITVGNYIGGYLADLPRPRRSLAWTFLISSITCWSVLWLDQLIPSFTRPASISWPLWVLMTVSLIFFLPACAMGTISPIVASLAVASSSRTGITMGNVYAWGALGSIVGTFLTGFYLIDQFGTRAIVGLVAMTLAAMALIIASKNKVFRTGVALGWCQLLALTWGLATFTETSVASAAGFSARMVGVWEDPQTTDARTSRWRTYGETIGRQVHDLGLSLALRDDRQGEYHDESSYSYINVSEDYSEDGRPIKLLKLDKLIHSYYDPADPNRLDYDYEKVYAAITEMLAGSSETDIEIQVANFPGREQVVAQLPAGLSWNPDRQSISLKPRAIVDWSALLKLAPDGAYIAAVNELSDLSTRADWGGFSSVAVTELPENFRIPQEINEILRYDRTLEMLSVWKPLDEKSRRLALATSPSMPWIDAIDELRKKSRKASSLFIGGGGYIFPRWIESQFPGSERIDVAELDPAVLAAVESEMGLAKPPATRVHSRIGDARNVVDDLLRESNQQGKIAYDFAYGDAFNDFSVPWHLTTKEFAEKIHQLLSPEGAYLVNVIDVYPRTAWPRIQDEEQQVTFDGEPPFAGWNEWNNSGWIDTPGFPGFSLHRHGTRIFSLRFRGEMPAAVENRLKSLSSASPAWKNAVTELAKKSRQPPRLPFELPAILIPSLLLDDEWTPAPAPFEFVEIRRVGTGYSLAVRGALTRDLKQRLLSLDPENAAWKQGLEGLAKRSENLASGRFLAAFVATLHQVFPHVAVFSSEAGSPNDNRDTFVIAASKTPIDWAQLEASDHWTGLPFATSSKVDETVKTTGQMESLLGLARGLILTDDHAPVDNLLLPVFETND
- a CDS encoding tetratricopeptide repeat protein codes for the protein MSNLFPRLLILLAGIAAYLVGLAADFTFDGVEFVANNQVLDRLWPPEYLSKYTRPFSFLTFAINKVCFGPAPFSFALTNILIHIASAQILYSFVKIVLEKAPRIPESLSRAAVPIALVSSLLWVVHPLNSQGVAYLIQRQESLASLFYLGTMAAFASAVLHQQRSWYLVACISCALGMFSKEILVTAPLCVLWLDLAVLSKSWREVTRRWYWHLALWLTLGLLALVMLSHQGEYAQAGIGDVPDVSRWQYFRSQPWVVATYVKLWFWPTGQCADALLIPINNPAIYWPGLVIASLCLIILWRMSFHRPALGFLLGAWLLVLLPTSSIVPIQDLYFEHRMYLPSMFLAVATTLMLKRLTDRWQFKSQALRWGLVGSMICLLILINNYRCTVYLSDEAFWRDVIAKSPNNSRAYTNLALQIVKRASRESASLDKQKVLEEAIVMARRSFEIHPLNAVSYQNLAFVLGEANRKEEGEKYVQMARILKTRMTQQELLDFGNSNRATEPELALFCYERARELPPESSEVYNNLGILTQQVEKNFVKAEVCFQKSLSINPNNPNTYNSYGNLLVRTKRYQEAVAAFEKALRLDPQLKSAVQGREVAIRLLTQSQNK
- a CDS encoding SHD1 domain-containing protein, whose protein sequence is MTNFAAWLSWTAGLLLVLSSSLLPAQESRTWTDATGKFKIEAKFVSLEGTKVTLLQTSGEEIEIDLSKLSPGDRKHAQDLAKKASENPFQVKETSPFAPKAGKSSTGGSPAGPSMPDRTAPGGTEPAPAAGNGTYTGRDAQLTSSVDGVTELLLTPQSDKLALPRNDAVVDRKLPSRGIALPKKANFFEKANSMLVHSSKPEAVVLYHIAPPGQSPITRVVVLNLETGKITAQGQVPNLYTGVAYGSDGLILVRQVEHHGKGNKGLMEGWIVKGKDLAREWSWEPAKGQSGRDEELVWGEILPDGRVLTANEGGKITCWKTEGDQMKALWRLQAQGSSRPDVTRDGKYMAIAADKQCAVMDLESGEVVATVPTTGRHLPWPRMAISAEHSRMACFGFDKIIVWDLQTGEEIREIATGPISGGAAPLWLDDDFLLLGGHLLVDVKNQLRLWDYTGAEMTTFYDRTGLFVVGGPSQSSSLIPIALPHPAAKNFLARALQDPNLFILKEGTQVAIDVSGIQDAAQQAAIKDKLTAKLTQRGFVVGTSGSIILKASTESGKSEKMSYRSFGEAPWNAKEYNVQSYISRLKFVWNGKDVWEGSGNNIPGFLSLSKDETIEQALKKHEKPNYHFFEHCEIPKLLTKPAENAAAGSSTAALGKSTVTISGLQ
- a CDS encoding DUF1802 family protein, encoding MILNPADEIEPFAFKEWAAICAALVAGRQSIILRKGGIHEGPAGFQPEHREFWLLPTQFHQEAGQLTEESWPFLNAARIWGPFPGEILLPAKAQVQECRRLTTWEEVTALQGEHLWSEATLRNRFEYRSPGLTYLRVTITSVQPPIRLPTWPALEGCKSWVRLPDSMRGR
- the rfbA gene encoding glucose-1-phosphate thymidylyltransferase RfbA, which produces MPETQFVSSTTSQPRAGLLLAGGAGTRLAPATKAISKQLLPVYDKPMVYYSLSVLLLSGIREVLIITTPHDRALFERLLGDGSQWGLKIGYATQSAPRGIAEALVIGEEFIAGRPSCLVLGDNIFYGDKLSHSLQTASALTTGATVFAYHVSDPERYGVVTMDADGKAIELIEKPPVPPSNWAVTGVYFYDATASQRARSLKPSPRNELEITDLNRSYLHDGLLRVEKLGRGVAWLDTGTHESLIEASTFVSVIEARQGLKIACLEEIVWRMGWIDTAQLLKLAAEFGKNHPYGRYLQQISDDRR
- a CDS encoding ABC transporter permease subunit encodes the protein MFAGPLVSREALTAPRQLKHFLIRSGYVGGLFVLLYTAVQATFGLQQVSRLGELARFGALMFQMISLVQMTLIIFFAVLFAAGRVAQEKDRRTLLLLLMTDLKSIELVGGKLGASLLLVGVLLLTSLPVLASMLLLGGVSPWQIFGSLLLTAAVGLAAGAWGNLVAFWREKTFQTLAISVLGIVLFFGAVELLGVLLSIVGQSGLARTVILLNPYRGLSALFQPLTMQANGQNAIAAVLTSAALMTTLGALLLATTTARLRIWNPSRTMGEAARSEDDRLAAPARKHREIWENPVVWREICTRAYGRKIVLIKLAYILLAGLMIASAVFSIDPSRKLLGMLPPVGFAFVGMSLVSMLLINAQAVTAFTSERDGGTLELLLVTNVTAKEFIYGKLLGVLYNTMELLIIPVGFLIWLMLQQQITFENFVYLVIGLFVLCTFAAMLGLHSGLSYFSSRTAISNSLGTIFFLFIGIFICLMLIVQAQSSFSLQLPTFLVFILGGSLGLWVSLTHHNPSPALTLAAGILPFLTFYAITSFLLGQTLGVCISLTAAYGFTTLAMLIPAINSFDMALGRSTTERA